In one Lolium rigidum isolate FL_2022 chromosome 3, APGP_CSIRO_Lrig_0.1, whole genome shotgun sequence genomic region, the following are encoded:
- the LOC124694183 gene encoding ACT domain-containing protein ACR10-like produces the protein MGVPSDEVVQIQHPDADDDPTVVTVSCSDKTGLGCDLCRVVLLFGLNILKGDMSTDGRWCYIVLWVVPRGRGRVPMAWDLLKERLVELCPAAASFGFDSSYLEPDDLAPAAPQVFLLKFCCFDRMGLLHDVTRVLCEMELTIRRVKVSTTPDGRVMDLFFITDARELLHTKNRREEAYERLQGVLGDSVTSCEIDSATEDMSSCIQASALLSPHVLEQMFDIDLIEGQLSHSRSNSCLSVTMDNSLSPVHTLIQIQCVDHKGLVYDIMRTLKDCSIQISYGRFYAGQKGRCELDLFAVQSDGKKILDQQKQRSLCSRLRMELLRPLRVALVDRGPDMELLVANPVEVSGKGRPLVFYDITLALKNLHKRIFLAEIGRHVVDDREWEVYRVHLGEHDHELSCSARSKIVDGVMNMLMGWD, from the exons ATGGGGGTACCCAGCGACGAGGTGGTCCAAATCCAGCACCCGGACGCCGACGACGACCCCACCGTCGTCACCGTCAGCTGCTCCGACAAGACGGGCCTTGGATGCGACCTctgccgggtcgtcctcctcttcggcctcaacatcctcaagggag ACATGAGCACGGACGGGAGGTGGTGCTACATCGTGTTGTGGGTGGTGCCGAGGGGGCGGGGGCGGGTGCCCATGGCGTGGGACCTCCTCAAGGAGAGGCTCGTCGAGCTCTGCCCCGCCGCGGCGTCCTTCGGCTTCGACAGCTCATACCTCGAACCCGATGATCTCGCGCCCGccgcgccacaggtcttcctgctCAAGTTCTGCTGCTTCGACAGGATGGGCCTCTTGCATG ACGTGACACGTGTGTTGTGCGAGATGGAACTCACAATTAGAAGGGTGAAGGTCTCCACCACACCTGATGGCAGAGTGATGGATCTTTTCTTCATCACAGATGCTAG GGAACTGCTGCACACAAAGAACAGAAGGGAAGAAGCTTACGAAAGACTTCAGGGTGTGTTGGGCGACTCGGTGACAAGCTGTGAGATTGATTCTGCGACAGAAGACATGTCTTCTTGCATCCAAGCTTCCGCATTGCTGTCGCCACATGTCCTCGAACAGATGTTTGATATAGATCTCATAGAGGGGCAATTGAGCCACTCAAGGTCCAACAGTTGCCTGTCGGTCACAATGGACAATTCCCTCAGCCCCGTACACACCCTTATTCAGATCCAGTGTGTTGACCATAAGGGCCTCGTATATGACATCATGAGGACATTGAAGGACTGCAGCATCCAG ATTTCATATGGCCGATTCTACGCGGGCCAGAAGGGCAGGTGCGAGTTAGATCTGTTTGCGGTGCAATCAGACGGGAAGAAGATCCTCGATCAGCAGAAACAGAGGTCGCTGTGCTCTCGCCTAAGGATGGAGCTCCTGCGCCCACTCCGTGTGGCACTAGTGGACCGTGGCCCTGACATGGAGCTACTGGTGGCGAACCCGGTTGAAGTGTCCGGGAAGGGCAGACCGCTGGTGTTCTACGACATAACCCTGGCTCTCAAAAATCTCCACAAGCGGATCTTCCTG GCCGAGATTGGGAGGCATGTGGTGGATGACAGGGAGTGGGAGGTGTACCGGGTGCACCTGGGCGAGCATGATCACGAGCTCTCGTGCTCGGCGCGGAGCAAGATTGTTGATGGGGTCATGAACATGCTGATGGGTTGGGACTGA